AAACCATCCTTTTAAATCTCCAATTTCTCTTCAAATAATTAGGTAAATGTTTCTCAGGCGTTTCAGCAACAAAAGCTGAGGTAACGGTATTGAGTGAGTCTGTCTGGTTAGACCAAACCTGATAATTTAGCCAAATCTAACTCATTTATTCATAAGAGGTTCCGCAACGATAGCGCCAGAAACCTCATTGATTTGGGTTCTCCCCCCATTTCCATATTGGGGTGGCTCTTTCTGGGCTCAAAGTGTAGGCATTTCATTTAATGCAGTATTGAGCAAAGGGGGTAGGAAACTGAAAAACGAGCCACTAAAGCCTGTTTTACAAGCCTTTCTTTCATGGATCCATCATATACGAGCTTTTTAGAACATAAAGAGCAGATTTGGGATTTTGGGCGAATTTCGAGAATTTCCCTATTTTCCAGTTCTAATCAGGTGAAATAGCGATGAATTATCGAATTCCAGGGATTCCGATTGAAAGATTCTGGCTTCATTGGGGACGACAATTACGGTTTGAGGTTTGAATCTCCAGCTTGTTTCTGCCGGGCTTCTTCTGCACGTATTCTTCTGGCGGAAATACTCCGAAATTCCCAGGGTAGTTTACTGTTTTCGGGTAGTGAGTCCAGCACATTCCTGAGTTGTGCGTACGATTCCAGGCTCACCTTGTCTGTTTTAGTCCGGTTGGAATTTGCGAGATTATGCAACTCCAGAGGGTCTTCTGAAAGGTCATAAAACTCACCCGTCGAGTAGAGCTTAAAGCGTTGGTCTCGAACCACTCTCTGTTTGTAATATTGTGTCAGACACCAGGGACGCCAGGGAGTTTTGAGAGGCTGATTCAGAATTTGTGGTGCAAATGATCTCCCATTGATCTTTACTCCTTTGGGGAGTGGGGCCTTTGCCAGATCGGCTAATGTCGGAAGCACATCGGACACGTCAATCAGGTCATCGCTGATGCGCTCACCGCCGACGAGCTTCGGGCAATTCACAATCAATGGCATATTGATCCCCTGCTCTTTGAGAGAATAAATTCCTTCTCCAGAGACTCGACCGTTGATGCGACCTCCCAGGCTCTGTTCTGCGTTCTGATCAGTTCCATTATCGGTTCCATTATCGGGAACAATGAAGAGAATTGTATTGTCACGAATTCCCAGTTCATCCATCGCTGTGACTAATCGACCAATCAAGTAGTCAGAGTAATTTAGCATCCCGGCAAACTTTTCGCGGGGCGTTAACTCTTTCCCCAAATTATGTGGAGTCGAGACAACGGGGATGTGAGTGAGAATCGCGGAATAGTACGCACAGAAGGGGCGATCCCGGTGTGTTTTCATATATTCGATCAGATAGTCAGTAAAGATATCAGGACCAAATTTCCCTTTTGTCTCCATTCGCTGACCGTTTTTGATGACATACGGATCCCAGTAACGCTGTTTATGTGCCGGATGCCCTTTTTTCCCTTCCGGGAAGATGCAATGTTCTTCAAATCCATGTTTTTTGAGCGCATCTTTCTGAGCGGGATCAAACAAATCATTGATCTGCCATTTACCTGAGATACAGGTATGATAGCCGGCGTCTCTGAGGATGCGC
The Gimesia aquarii DNA segment above includes these coding regions:
- a CDS encoding sulfatase-like hydrolase/transferase, producing MKLLIQMICFVFCLFPMQQSMLFAAKAKADNRPNIIFILLDNVGKDWFRSYGSQENQTPNIDHLAYNGLRFRNCYVTPVCSTTRHMLLTGRYPFQSGWHTHHDPAIYGGGYFDWDREVCFARILRDAGYHTCISGKWQINDLFDPAQKDALKKHGFEEHCIFPEGKKGHPAHKQRYWDPYVIKNGQRMETKGKFGPDIFTDYLIEYMKTHRDRPFCAYYSAILTHIPVVSTPHNLGKELTPREKFAGMLNYSDYLIGRLVTAMDELGIRDNTILFIVPDNGTDNGTDQNAEQSLGGRINGRVSGEGIYSLKEQGINMPLIVNCPKLVGGERISDDLIDVSDVLPTLADLAKAPLPKGVKINGRSFAPQILNQPLKTPWRPWCLTQYYKQRVVRDQRFKLYSTGEFYDLSEDPLELHNLANSNRTKTDKVSLESYAQLRNVLDSLPENSKLPWEFRSISARRIRAEEARQKQAGDSNLKP